In one window of Leifsonia sp. NPDC080035 DNA:
- a CDS encoding Ig-like domain-containing protein, whose product MFRSWLLAHKSLAATFVSGTAVAALVTTLAVVSGGYSAQHLQLNDSSVWVASDAKKSLGRANTQIEKLNSVVAGTGEALDVVQDGENVLLLDREANTVAVVDPATAEAGKSVALPPRSPQVFIAGNQVAMLSQTTGQLWLTTVDQLDQFNSGSAPTIDLGGRVVAAMDPSGVLYAYQPSTRSLVRVDLSGEQPASTTEKVPSRGEGANVQLTAVGGHWALFDPDERMLWSAAGGSSLSGLLQDGADPVLQLPSAGGDAAWVATTTALVRVPLDGAKPTRPFTGASGAPAAPVESDGCLYAGWNGGAAWRSCSADGNGSRSTLPDVPAGAVLAFRVNGTRAVLNDTRSGVSWAVQSGNTRIDNWDELESKKTTQQLVDQSKQDNTPQYEKQEEPPVAVDDRFGARPGRVTPLPVLLNDYDPNGDVLTIDSFTAIPDTQGTLELTNADQQLQLSLPDDASGVIAFDYTISDGRGGTATAHVTVAVRGAAENTPPVCVRTAKAVVQAGGRVNTAVLGDCYDPDGDPFFLASATVPAPDTTTYTPQGQVAFSDHGKGGDLKDVALVLSDGRSEGTGQLAVTVRPPGQVPIIADPFAVMTYQGQEVTVNPLDHVRGGNGTVRLSTVPSKADATLTPDYQGGTFRFESDQPGTHNIEYSVTDGVVTSTGLVRVEVKAPPGAKTAPIAVPHTAFIREQSTQDVDVLSTDIDPSGGVLLVTGVTDPGPATGLRVQVLQQRTLRVTLSRPLTQPVDFHYRLSNGLADTEGTVTVIQLPPLTVHQPPIAVPDSAAVRVGDVVDIPVLANDVQPDGDKLTLDPKLATPLPAGAGLLFASGDHLRYLAPGKPGNYTAAYRVFGEDGQWATAEVSIAVRERDASTNNPPVPKTVTGRVIAGDTVRITVPLSGIDPDGDSVQFIGQETNPQKGAVVASGTDWMDYQPGDYAAGTDTFTYAVVDALGARATGTVRVGIAPRVDGARNPVAVEDDVTTRPGKTLNVQVLANDSDPDGSPLSVTSVSSLDGKARAKITGDVVVVTAPQAEGYYGFLYTIQNEHGGTSQAFLRVTVDKNAPPARPVVSDTTLGLSDILGKSSVSVNVLANIFFADGPVSTLKLSVVPGYGNTAQVTAGKRIRIAVGAKSQIIPFKVANPEDDSYASYGFVRVPGYDDALPQLKRGAPKLTVVSEKTLTIHLNDYIVAVGGRKVRLTDAATVRATHANGDDLVVSNDTLQYTSTPRYFGPASISFQVTDGTSATDPDGNVATIVLPIQVTPRQNQPPVFTGALIDFEPGQTKTVDLTKLTSYPYVKDQGELQYSIQNPRPDGVSLSLSGTKLTIGVGAGVKKGSSPSIAIGVKDAVNAGEAGRIDLSIVPSTRPLASPQPDRIVAPRGQTTTVDVLANDQATNPFPNKPLRVLAVRGLGGQLPSGVSITPSADNSELSISVSDAAAPADTTLQYEVADATGDPDRYTWGTVVVSVQDRPAPVSNVQITSIGDRSLTVSWTPGAFNNSPITGFQVTATVNATGATYSTTTCTATVCAIQTPGNGPDNAVQLAVRAQNALGLSDPTSYIEPVWSDVVPNAPSGVSALPLDHGLRVTWTKPANAPGASPITSYLITLGGITNAVQVNGSDAPGTAYALNITDPGIANGASIGFTVASRNQFYQGRTTWNQTEGSGVPAGAPVLTGTAPVATPDQSDGTSATLSWSSVFGSNGKAVTDYYAGVFQGSAQPRCSVSGVDTGNPVRSTDPESSTFQHVQGGSVRFTGLQANQTYNFVVYAYNGQGCTASQIVSATQRQEPGSVRDVTITGPVPNLDRYWDFQASVDYQNGSGSSPIVDYQLVGDNGVVEAGQLKGTSGLVAGVNGAHYGTGLTLRITRICETYPDGSQLCTAQSFSKRMGVAADTAIDGQRFDATTNTFTWTSWPTGAGYTRVTYDCGAGELDMPAVGSTATCVAPPGQSAPVLTVRVYANGDTYTKAYPASGMG is encoded by the coding sequence GTGTTCCGGTCCTGGCTCCTGGCGCACAAGTCCCTCGCGGCGACGTTCGTGAGCGGCACGGCCGTCGCTGCGCTCGTGACCACGCTTGCCGTGGTGTCCGGGGGTTACAGCGCTCAGCACCTGCAGCTGAACGACTCGTCGGTGTGGGTCGCCAGCGACGCCAAGAAGTCCCTCGGCCGGGCCAACACCCAGATCGAGAAGCTGAACTCGGTCGTCGCCGGCACCGGTGAGGCGCTCGACGTCGTGCAGGACGGCGAGAATGTCCTGCTCCTCGACCGCGAGGCGAACACCGTGGCCGTCGTCGATCCCGCGACGGCGGAGGCCGGCAAGTCCGTCGCGCTGCCGCCGCGGTCGCCGCAGGTGTTCATCGCAGGGAACCAGGTCGCGATGCTGTCCCAGACCACCGGCCAGCTCTGGCTGACCACCGTCGACCAGCTGGACCAGTTCAACTCCGGCTCGGCCCCGACGATCGACCTCGGCGGCCGCGTCGTCGCCGCGATGGACCCGTCCGGCGTCCTCTACGCGTACCAGCCGTCGACGCGTTCGCTGGTCCGCGTCGACCTCTCCGGCGAGCAGCCGGCGAGCACCACCGAGAAGGTCCCCTCGCGGGGGGAGGGCGCGAACGTCCAGCTCACCGCGGTCGGCGGTCACTGGGCGCTGTTCGATCCCGACGAGCGGATGCTGTGGTCGGCCGCGGGCGGCTCCTCGCTGAGCGGGCTGCTCCAGGACGGCGCCGACCCGGTGCTCCAGCTGCCCTCCGCCGGGGGCGATGCCGCGTGGGTCGCGACGACGACGGCGCTCGTGCGCGTCCCGCTCGACGGGGCGAAGCCGACCAGACCGTTCACCGGCGCCTCCGGCGCACCCGCCGCGCCGGTGGAGTCCGACGGCTGCCTGTACGCCGGCTGGAACGGGGGAGCGGCGTGGCGTTCCTGCTCCGCGGACGGCAACGGGTCGCGCTCGACCCTGCCGGACGTCCCAGCGGGCGCCGTGCTCGCCTTCCGCGTCAACGGGACACGAGCGGTGCTCAACGACACTCGTTCCGGCGTGTCCTGGGCCGTCCAGAGCGGCAACACCCGGATCGACAACTGGGACGAGCTGGAGTCGAAGAAGACGACGCAGCAGCTCGTCGACCAGTCCAAGCAGGACAACACCCCGCAGTACGAGAAGCAGGAGGAGCCGCCCGTCGCGGTCGACGACCGGTTCGGCGCTCGGCCGGGGCGCGTGACGCCGCTGCCCGTGCTGCTGAACGACTACGACCCGAACGGCGACGTCCTGACGATCGACTCGTTCACGGCCATCCCCGACACGCAGGGGACGCTCGAGCTCACCAACGCCGACCAGCAGCTGCAGCTCTCGCTGCCCGACGACGCGAGCGGCGTGATCGCCTTCGACTACACCATCTCCGACGGACGCGGCGGCACGGCGACCGCGCACGTCACGGTGGCCGTGCGCGGGGCCGCCGAGAACACGCCGCCGGTCTGCGTGCGCACCGCGAAGGCCGTCGTGCAGGCCGGCGGTCGCGTCAACACGGCGGTGCTCGGCGACTGCTACGACCCGGACGGCGACCCGTTCTTCCTCGCCTCGGCGACCGTGCCGGCTCCGGACACCACGACCTACACGCCCCAGGGCCAGGTCGCCTTCTCCGACCACGGCAAGGGCGGCGACCTGAAGGACGTCGCGCTCGTGCTCTCCGACGGACGCTCCGAGGGGACGGGGCAGCTCGCGGTGACCGTCCGACCGCCGGGGCAGGTTCCGATCATCGCCGACCCGTTCGCCGTCATGACCTACCAGGGTCAGGAGGTGACGGTGAACCCGCTGGACCACGTGCGCGGCGGAAACGGCACCGTGCGGCTCTCCACGGTGCCGTCCAAGGCGGACGCGACCCTCACGCCCGATTACCAGGGCGGCACCTTCCGGTTCGAGTCCGATCAGCCGGGCACCCACAACATCGAGTACTCGGTGACGGACGGGGTCGTCACCTCGACCGGGCTCGTCCGCGTCGAGGTCAAGGCGCCTCCGGGCGCGAAGACGGCACCGATCGCCGTGCCGCACACCGCGTTCATCCGAGAGCAGTCGACGCAGGACGTCGACGTGCTCTCGACCGACATCGACCCCTCCGGCGGCGTGCTGCTCGTGACCGGGGTCACCGATCCCGGGCCGGCGACCGGCCTGCGGGTGCAGGTGCTGCAGCAGCGCACGCTGCGCGTGACGCTGTCCCGCCCGCTCACCCAACCGGTCGACTTCCACTACCGGCTCAGCAACGGCCTGGCCGACACCGAGGGCACCGTCACGGTCATCCAGCTGCCGCCGCTGACGGTGCACCAACCGCCGATCGCGGTCCCGGACAGCGCCGCCGTGCGCGTCGGCGACGTCGTGGACATCCCGGTGCTGGCCAACGACGTGCAACCGGACGGCGACAAGCTGACCCTCGACCCGAAGCTGGCGACGCCGCTGCCCGCCGGTGCGGGCCTGCTCTTCGCGAGCGGCGACCACTTGCGCTACCTGGCGCCGGGCAAGCCGGGCAACTACACCGCCGCCTACCGCGTGTTCGGCGAGGACGGGCAGTGGGCGACCGCCGAGGTGAGCATCGCGGTGCGCGAGCGCGACGCCTCCACCAACAACCCGCCGGTGCCCAAGACGGTCACCGGCCGCGTCATCGCGGGCGACACCGTGCGGATCACGGTCCCGCTCTCCGGCATCGATCCGGACGGCGACTCCGTGCAGTTCATCGGCCAGGAGACCAACCCGCAGAAGGGCGCCGTCGTCGCCTCCGGCACCGACTGGATGGACTACCAGCCGGGCGACTACGCCGCGGGCACCGACACCTTCACGTACGCCGTGGTGGATGCGCTCGGCGCGCGGGCCACCGGAACCGTCCGGGTCGGCATCGCGCCGCGTGTCGACGGGGCCCGCAACCCCGTCGCCGTCGAGGACGACGTCACGACCCGGCCCGGCAAGACCCTGAACGTCCAGGTGCTGGCGAACGACAGCGACCCGGATGGCAGCCCGCTCAGCGTGACCTCGGTCTCCTCCCTGGACGGCAAGGCGCGCGCGAAGATCACCGGGGATGTCGTCGTGGTGACCGCGCCGCAGGCTGAGGGATACTACGGCTTCCTGTACACGATCCAGAACGAGCACGGCGGCACGAGCCAGGCGTTCCTCCGGGTGACCGTCGACAAGAACGCGCCGCCGGCGCGCCCCGTCGTGAGCGACACCACGCTCGGTCTCTCGGACATCCTGGGCAAGTCCAGCGTCTCGGTGAACGTGCTCGCCAACATCTTCTTCGCGGACGGGCCGGTGTCGACGCTGAAGCTGTCGGTGGTCCCCGGGTACGGGAACACGGCGCAGGTGACGGCGGGCAAGCGCATCCGGATCGCCGTCGGAGCCAAGAGCCAGATCATCCCGTTCAAGGTGGCGAACCCGGAGGACGACTCGTACGCGTCCTACGGCTTCGTGCGCGTTCCCGGGTACGACGACGCGCTCCCGCAGCTGAAGCGCGGCGCGCCGAAGCTCACGGTGGTCAGCGAGAAGACCCTGACCATCCACCTGAACGACTACATCGTGGCCGTCGGCGGCCGCAAGGTCCGGCTCACCGATGCGGCGACCGTGCGGGCGACGCACGCCAACGGGGACGACCTCGTCGTCAGCAACGACACGCTGCAGTACACGTCGACCCCGCGGTACTTCGGCCCCGCCTCCATCTCCTTCCAGGTCACCGACGGCACCAGTGCGACGGATCCGGACGGCAACGTCGCGACGATCGTGCTGCCGATCCAGGTCACGCCGCGGCAGAACCAGCCCCCGGTGTTCACGGGAGCGCTCATCGACTTCGAGCCGGGTCAGACCAAGACCGTCGACCTCACCAAGCTCACGAGCTATCCCTACGTCAAGGACCAGGGCGAGCTGCAGTACAGCATCCAGAATCCCCGCCCCGACGGTGTGAGCCTCTCGCTGTCCGGCACGAAGCTCACCATCGGCGTCGGCGCCGGCGTGAAGAAGGGCAGCAGCCCGTCGATCGCGATCGGCGTCAAGGACGCGGTCAACGCCGGCGAGGCGGGCAGGATCGATCTCAGCATCGTCCCGTCGACCCGCCCTCTCGCGAGCCCGCAGCCGGACCGGATCGTCGCACCGCGCGGGCAGACGACGACCGTGGACGTGCTCGCCAACGACCAGGCGACGAACCCGTTCCCGAACAAGCCGCTGCGCGTGCTCGCCGTGCGCGGCCTCGGCGGCCAGCTGCCTTCCGGCGTCTCGATCACGCCGAGTGCCGACAACTCCGAGCTGAGCATCAGCGTGTCGGATGCGGCGGCCCCGGCCGACACGACGCTGCAGTACGAGGTCGCCGACGCGACCGGCGATCCTGACCGGTACACCTGGGGGACCGTCGTCGTCTCCGTGCAGGATCGGCCCGCGCCGGTCTCGAACGTGCAGATCACGTCCATCGGCGACCGCAGCCTCACGGTCAGCTGGACGCCGGGCGCCTTCAACAACTCGCCCATCACCGGCTTCCAGGTGACCGCGACCGTGAACGCGACCGGCGCCACCTACTCGACGACGACCTGCACGGCCACGGTGTGCGCGATCCAGACGCCCGGTAACGGCCCGGACAACGCGGTGCAGCTTGCCGTGCGGGCCCAGAACGCGCTCGGGCTCTCCGACCCCACCTCGTACATCGAACCGGTCTGGTCGGACGTCGTGCCGAACGCGCCCTCCGGCGTCTCCGCGCTCCCGCTCGACCACGGCCTCCGCGTCACCTGGACGAAGCCGGCGAACGCACCGGGGGCGAGCCCGATCACCTCGTACCTGATCACCCTGGGCGGGATCACCAACGCGGTGCAGGTGAACGGGTCGGACGCACCGGGCACCGCGTACGCGCTGAACATCACCGACCCGGGGATCGCCAACGGGGCCTCGATCGGCTTCACCGTGGCCAGCCGGAACCAGTTCTACCAGGGCAGGACCACCTGGAATCAGACCGAGGGCAGCGGCGTCCCCGCCGGCGCTCCCGTCCTGACCGGGACGGCGCCCGTCGCCACCCCCGATCAGTCCGACGGCACGAGCGCGACGCTGAGCTGGTCGAGCGTGTTCGGCTCCAACGGCAAGGCGGTCACGGACTACTACGCCGGCGTGTTCCAGGGGAGCGCGCAGCCGCGCTGCTCGGTCTCCGGCGTCGATACCGGCAATCCCGTCCGGTCGACCGATCCCGAGTCGTCGACGTTCCAGCACGTGCAGGGCGGAAGCGTCCGGTTCACCGGCCTGCAGGCGAATCAGACCTACAACTTCGTGGTCTACGCCTACAACGGCCAGGGCTGCACCGCCAGCCAGATCGTCTCGGCGACGCAGCGGCAGGAGCCGGGGTCGGTGCGGGATGTGACGATCACCGGGCCGGTCCCGAACCTCGACCGGTACTGGGATTTCCAGGCATCGGTCGACTACCAGAACGGCAGCGGCTCCAGCCCGATCGTCGACTACCAGCTGGTGGGTGACAACGGTGTGGTCGAGGCCGGCCAGCTCAAGGGCACAAGCGGGCTCGTCGCCGGCGTGAACGGGGCGCACTACGGGACCGGCCTCACGCTGCGGATCACGCGCATCTGCGAGACGTATCCCGACGGATCCCAGCTCTGCACGGCGCAGTCGTTCAGCAAGCGGATGGGCGTCGCGGCGGACACCGCCATCGACGGTCAGCGCTTCGACGCGACGACGAACACCTTCACATGGACGAGCTGGCCGACCGGCGCCGGCTATACGCGGGTCACGTACGACTGCGGGGCAGGCGAGCTCGACATGCCGGCGGTCGGCTCGACGGCCACCTGCGTCGCGCCTCCCGGACAGAGCGCCCCGGTCCTGACGGTGCGCGTCTACGCGAACGGCGACACGTACACGAAGGCCTATCCGGCTTCAGGGATGGGATGA
- a CDS encoding serine/threonine-protein kinase yields MLGSGGFADVFLYEQNMPRRQVAVKVMLAEVVTSQVKQMFQAEANLMAQLSTHPSILTVYQASVSADGRPYLVMELCSSAIGQRYRSEPLPVAEALSVGVRIASAVETAHRAGVLHRDIKPSNILTTAYGHPVLSDFGIAATLSEADVTEAIGLSIPWSAPEVLLDETSGTIASEVWSLGATIYSLLAGRSPFEIPGKENTSAELIQRITKGRPQPIGRADVPARLEQVLLRAMSRKPSQRQRSALEFIRELQAVEAELGLAQTPIEVAMDDWALATAGDPEDRTRVKGVVAVDPGPARRRRKQSASATVLRAPTRTVVRESGAAPGTAPPQPAARVSRALLISLIACALLVVVLGVTAAVVLVRAGSAGDIPTVRDLSGRVSGSTIVFSWSDPGIETDDSYQVAVDDQPPSSQRSTEFRVDAKPGQTVCVTVTVNRDGRTGDPSGQKCVQRAGS; encoded by the coding sequence GTGCTGGGAAGCGGAGGCTTCGCCGACGTGTTCCTGTACGAGCAGAACATGCCGCGGCGACAGGTCGCGGTGAAGGTCATGCTGGCCGAGGTGGTCACCAGCCAGGTCAAGCAGATGTTCCAGGCTGAGGCCAACCTGATGGCCCAGCTGAGCACGCACCCGTCGATCCTGACCGTCTACCAGGCGAGCGTCTCCGCCGACGGGCGGCCCTACCTCGTCATGGAGCTGTGCTCGTCCGCGATCGGCCAGCGCTACCGCAGCGAACCGTTGCCGGTCGCCGAGGCGCTGAGCGTCGGGGTGCGCATCGCGAGCGCCGTCGAGACCGCGCACCGGGCCGGTGTGCTGCATCGCGACATCAAGCCGTCCAACATCCTCACCACCGCGTACGGGCACCCGGTGCTCAGCGACTTCGGCATCGCGGCGACGCTCAGCGAGGCCGACGTCACCGAGGCGATCGGACTGTCCATCCCGTGGTCGGCACCGGAGGTGCTGCTGGACGAGACGAGCGGGACGATCGCGAGCGAGGTCTGGTCGCTCGGCGCGACCATCTACTCGTTGCTCGCCGGCCGGTCGCCGTTCGAGATCCCCGGCAAGGAGAACACGTCCGCCGAGCTCATCCAGCGGATCACGAAGGGGCGGCCGCAGCCGATCGGCAGGGCCGACGTGCCCGCGCGCCTGGAGCAGGTGCTGCTGCGCGCGATGTCGCGCAAGCCGTCGCAGCGGCAGCGCAGCGCCCTCGAGTTCATCCGCGAGCTGCAGGCGGTGGAGGCGGAGCTCGGGCTCGCGCAGACGCCGATCGAGGTCGCGATGGACGACTGGGCGCTCGCGACCGCGGGCGACCCGGAGGACCGCACGCGCGTGAAGGGCGTCGTCGCCGTCGACCCGGGGCCCGCACGCCGGCGTCGCAAGCAGTCCGCGTCGGCGACGGTGCTGCGGGCGCCGACGAGGACGGTCGTGCGCGAGAGCGGGGCCGCCCCCGGCACCGCGCCTCCTCAGCCCGCCGCCCGGGTCTCCCGAGCGCTCCTGATCTCCCTGATCGCGTGCGCCCTGCTCGTCGTCGTGCTGGGTGTGACGGCCGCCGTCGTGCTGGTGCGCGCCGGGTCGGCGGGCGACATCCCGACCGTCCGCGACCTGAGTGGCCGAGTCTCCGGGAGCACCATCGTCTTCAGCTGGTCCGATCCGGGGATCGAGACGGACGACAGCTATCAGGTGGCCGTCGACGATCAACCGCCGAGCAGCCAGCGCTCGACCGAGTTCCGGGTGGATGCGAAGCCAGGGCAGACCGTGTGTGTCACGGTGACCGTGAACCGGGACGGACGCACCGGCGACCCGAGCGGCCAGAAGTGCGTGCAGAGGGCGGGCTCGTAG
- a CDS encoding protein phosphatase 2C domain-containing protein — protein MTQIGRSNRRHTVAVPGAGDARISLAWAALSDTGYRRSVNEDSLLARSPIFAVADGMGGHTAGDFASTAVVTRLAEQVSTDFVTEGSLTSALRSAVDDMGRGVGHTDLGTGTTVTGLALTLVDGSPYWLVFNIGDSRVYSFRDGALEQLTVDHSIVQELLDAGAITPAEAEVHPHSNVITRAVGFNEDPVPDYFLFPIVAGSRLLVCSDGLTKELTEHGIRYFLGEGSSPLDAAQQLMDAALGNGGRDNVTVVVVDVLATPESGSHRGEDSPRRAARRH, from the coding sequence GTGACCCAGATCGGTCGCAGCAACAGACGCCACACGGTGGCCGTCCCCGGCGCAGGGGACGCGCGTATCAGCCTCGCCTGGGCGGCGCTGAGCGACACGGGCTACCGCCGCAGCGTCAACGAGGACAGCCTGCTCGCCCGGTCGCCGATCTTCGCCGTCGCCGACGGGATGGGCGGCCACACAGCGGGCGACTTCGCCAGCACCGCGGTGGTCACCCGGCTCGCCGAGCAGGTGAGCACCGACTTCGTGACCGAGGGCTCGCTCACCTCGGCGCTGCGGAGCGCGGTCGATGACATGGGCCGCGGGGTCGGTCACACCGACCTCGGGACCGGGACGACGGTCACGGGACTCGCCCTCACGCTCGTGGACGGCTCCCCGTACTGGCTCGTGTTCAACATCGGCGACTCGCGTGTCTACAGCTTCCGCGACGGCGCCCTCGAGCAGCTGACGGTGGACCACTCGATCGTGCAGGAACTCCTCGATGCCGGGGCGATCACGCCGGCCGAGGCGGAGGTGCACCCGCACAGCAACGTGATCACCCGGGCTGTCGGCTTCAACGAGGACCCGGTTCCCGACTACTTCCTGTTCCCGATCGTCGCCGGCTCCCGGCTGCTGGTCTGCTCCGACGGGCTGACGAAGGAGCTCACCGAGCACGGCATCCGGTACTTCCTCGGGGAGGGGTCGTCGCCGCTGGACGCCGCGCAGCAGCTGATGGATGCGGCCCTCGGCAACGGCGGCCGCGACAACGTGACCGTCGTTGTGGTGGATGTGCTGGCCACCCCCGAGAGCGGCTCACACCGGGGCGAGGACTCGCCGCGTCGCGCCGCACGCCGGCACTGA